From a single Ignavibacteria bacterium genomic region:
- a CDS encoding helix-turn-helix transcriptional regulator: MSLMTIRKQRKLTGEQVAKQLGISRAHYTHLENGTRPLTNELIAKIAKVLEVSPKIVRAETEVQRLRNLVPNSWIFKIKINGQPFIKAFLEYLNESGRYSSLNNDELSERLIKFIFLHIEHSLSQELMENSEIIGFISRKLGHNQNTPK, translated from the coding sequence ATGTCACTAATGACCATAAGAAAACAGAGAAAGCTGACGGGCGAGCAGGTAGCAAAACAGCTCGGCATTTCAAGAGCGCACTATACTCATCTTGAGAACGGTACCCGACCTCTTACTAATGAGCTTATTGCAAAGATAGCAAAGGTGCTTGAGGTTAGTCCTAAAATTGTCAGGGCCGAGACAGAAGTTCAGAGGTTGCGCAATCTTGTCCCGAACAGTTGGATTTTTAAAATAAAAATAAACGGGCAGCCTTTCATTAAGGCCTTCCTTGAATACTTAAATGAGTCAGGCAGGTACTCATCCTTAAATAATGATGAGCTTTCCGAGAGACTCATTAAATTTATTTTTCTTCACATTGAGCATTCCTTAAGCCAGGAGCTCATGGAGAACAGTGAGATAATTGGATTTATCTCTCGAAAGTTAGGGCACAACCAAAATACCCCTAAATAA